In Miscanthus floridulus cultivar M001 chromosome 8, ASM1932011v1, whole genome shotgun sequence, the sequence aaccatgtatgagttgtgagggcaatatgtgtctttgatatttcccaCAAAAACCCTGGTGGAGAAAATTGGAAATATAACAtatgcttatgttaatattacctcattaaaaactttaataagaaaccttgtaagtaaaacttgtgaaagaaaagagtataatatgatgctggtACATGTCAACATTTAGGAGATGTCTCCCTCTGATTGTGGCAAATCTCGAAGTCGCCGCATACcaattccatgtaccaatttttaaaacacagaagttggtaaggacttagtaaataggtcagcgagattatcacacgacttgatttgcaagatgtttatttcccTGTTTTGTTGTAATTCATGGGGATAAAACAGTTTAggaacaatatgcttagtgatattgctctttaTGTAACCTGATTGCATCTATATAACACAAGCAGAATTATCTTCATAGACAATTGTAGGTGATTCAATTGAACCAATACCACAactgttgtatgtggttaatcattctgtgaagccatacacattctcatgatgcctcgtatagagcaataattttagaatgattagtagaggtcgCTGTCAAAGTCTGCTTAGAAGACTTCCATAAAATAGTTGTACCTCCATGTAAGAATACAAATCCTGTTTGGGATTTTCCATTATGAGGATCAGATAAGTAACCTGCATTAGTATAACCAATCATACTGGGATCATGATTTTTCttaaagaataaaccaagatcctttgtgccatTAAGGTATCTGAGGATACACTTCGCTCCCGTTCAATGACGACGAGTTGGGTCCGCACTATGCCTAGCTAGTAAGTTCACTGCAAATGCGATATCAGGCCTGGTAtaatttgcaagatacataagtgcgcCAATGACACTGAGATATGGGATCTCTGGTCCCAACATCTTTTCCCCAATATCCcgtggtctaaatggatctttcccTATTTCTAAGGAGCGAACAACCATTGGAGTTTTATTAGAGTATGAtttatccatattgaatttctctaatattttctggatataggctgattgatgcactaaaatccctgaaggacggtgctcaagttgtaagTCTAGGCAATActtggtcttacccaaatccttCGTCTCGAATTCCCTCTTTAGATGTTTGCGTGCTTCATCTATATCCTTTGGGCTGCCAATGATATTTAAATTATCAACATACACGGATATAATACAAAATCCCATTCGAGATTTCTTAATGAAAACACATGGGCAATCATCATTGCTAGAGTATCCTTTCTTTAGAAGAAATTCCCTCAGTCGGTTGTACCACATTTGTCCCgactgcttcaagccatataatgaccTTTGTAGTTTTACACAATACATGTTGCGATTTGTGTTTGGATTCAGAATTTGGATTCCATCGGGAACCTTCATGTATATGTCTgaatcaagtgacccatatagatatgCTGTCCCCACATCCATCACCTACATAGATAGATGATTTTAAACTGCCAATGATATTAACTATCGGAAAGTAATTTCACTCATTACAGGAGAATAGGtttcattgtaatcaatgccgggtctctgcgtgaacccttgtgctactagcctcgctttatatctcaccacctCATTGTTCTCATTCTGTTTCCGGATGAAAACCCATTTAAAGCCTACAGGAAAGACTTTGAAAGGTGTAGGTATTGCAGATGTGAATACCCCTCTTCTAGTGAACGAAGCTATCTCAGCTtgaattgcttctttccattgagcccaGTCTGAGCGCTTTTTGCACTCTACCATGGTCTTGGGATCTGGATCATTGAGAAAGATTTCTGCAATTGCTGCAGAGAAGTACATGTCGACAACAGTAGTCTTACGATCGTATGATTCTCCAGAATCTATGTAATTGATGGAAATTTCTTTCACCCCATTATTTGATTCAATATTTCCCAAAACtatggagtcagggtgttccGATATCCTAGGATCAGAATTTGGATACACCGTTGATCCGAGTTGTGGATTTGGTCCTGATGTTGGATTTTTATCCACTATTGGGTGTCTATCAACTTGAGGTTGActtggatttactgatttggaggatCTAGCCCTCTATATCCTCGGACGCTTACTTGTAGCATTATTCTTAGGAGCGgccgtacttctccccctcttctttggaagtgggagtCAAATGATTTTTATTGGTACCTTCACTCTTTTGGGCGCATTGCGAGCATAATAAGAGGATTTAGTGACACCCTTATAATCAGTAAATGCTTCTGGTAGGTTATTTACAATATATTGCAAGTTTATGATTTTCTAAACTTGTTGTTCAGTCTCTAGAGCACGTGGATCTGAGGGGGAAATGCCTTGGGCATTCCAGATGATTTTCTGGCATTCGTTTTGGTACTTGAAATCTCCCCCTAATGTCGAGAAATGGTCCTCATTAAATATGCAGTCAGCGTATCGGGCCGTGAATAAGTCCCCTATAAGAGGCTCGAGGtatttgataattgatggagattGATATCCCACATAGATACCAAGTTTCCTATGTGGACCTATAGAAGTACGTTTAGGCAGTGAGATCGGTACGTATACAACGCAACTGAATTTTCGCAGATAggaaatatttggcatattcccATGTACTAATTGCAATGGGAAGACTACGTGATATACAGTTGGTCGTAATTGAATTAAGTTAGCAGCGTGTAAGACCGCATGACCCCAATATGAAGTTGGTAGGTTGCAATTTTGTAATAACAGTCTTGCAATGAGTTTAATTCTCTTAATAAGAGATTCTGCTAAACTATTTTATGTATGGACATATGGGACAGAGTGCTGAACTTAAATTCCCAAAGCCATACAATAATCGTTGAAAGCCTTTGAGGAAAATTCAGCAACATTATCCATTCGAATTGATTGAATTTAATGTTCAGGATGATGTGCTCTAAGTCTAATAACTTGAGCAATAATTTTTGCAAATGCATGGTTACGTGTGGACAAAAGACACACATGAGACCATCGAGtagatgcatctattagaaccatgAAGTACCTGAACGGTCTAGACATTGGTTGTATGGGGCCACAAATATCTCCTTGAATGCGTTCAAAAAATTTTAGTGGCTCATTTTGGATCTTAACGGGCGATGGCCGTATGATCAATTTTCTTGTAGCGCATGAAGTGCACATAAAATATGAAGATTTTAGGAATTTAGCAGTATTTAACTCATGACCTTTAGAATTGCTGATAATTTTTCGCATCATCCCTATACCAGGATGGCCAAGGCGTTCATGCTAAATTTTGAATGCGTCAACATTCTAAAAAATTACCTTGTACGCAACATGCTGTACGGGTTTGATGTATGTATAGTACAATCCAGACGGAAAAGATGGAATTTTCTCAACAATTCATTTGCCATATCCGCTATTTTTAGTAACAAGGAGAATTTCCTTATTATTGTCATCACGGGTTTCTATATGGAAACTATTTTGACGGATATCTCTATAACTTAATAAGGTACGCTTTGAATTGGGATATAATAATGCATCCTCAATTGTAATTTGGGTATCTATGTGGAGTACAATAGTGGCACGACTAGAGCCAACTATTGTAGCATCGCGCCCGGTGATTGTCAAAATATTTCCTTGTCTTTTTGTAAGAGTTTGGAAATACTTTGTTTCTCTAAGTATAGAATTAGTGGTACCACTGTCCAATAGGCATAATTCCTCCTCCATCAGATTGACCCCCAtagaaactatatataaataaaaattttGATATGAAACTCTTTGATGATATATATAATTCATACTTTATTTATTGAATATCAAATGTTTACTTTACATTTATTGGATATTCAAACCAAATAGTGATGACATTATTAAATATTTACAACATATAGGACATAAAttattttaactattataatcacTAGGACATAAAAACATGAGAATCTAAGGGATTGGGAGCCTATTCAAAGTCTCTAAATATGTTGTTGGATACATATTCCACGATCATATTCCCCGTATCAGCAAGATCCTCACCTCCTCGTATGTTGTTGCTGCTTGGTTCCATTAGAACTTATTGCGAACAACCAGCCTCATTCTTGGTGGTGTCAGGTCGAATGTTGAAGTGGGCTTCATACTTCTGTCCTGGTGCAGCACGTCTGCAACCCACAGACTTTAAGTAGAGATCAACAAGATGACTTAGGGTACGACATTTCTTTGTAGTATGGCTATAACAACCACACTTCTAACACACAGGTTTGTCATTCCTGTGTTTGAAAATATTCTTACCATTGTTGGAAACACGAGTTTGGGATTTCTTATTGCGTTTGCGTTGTTTTTTACCTTTCTTGAAATTTCTCCGAGGATGGGTCTTAGAAAGTCCACCATCAAATTTGGGTTTATTCTGAGTGTAAGCATGTACTTCAGGCAATGGAGCAGACCATGTGGGGCGCTGCTGATTATTCCAAACCATAAGTTCAGAATGTTTTTCAGCCTCAAGTAAAGTTTGTATAAGCTCAGAATAAACCTGGAAACGCCTTTCACGGTATTGTTGTTGAAGAATCCTTTTAGAGAGAAGCATAGTAGACAgagtcttttctattttatccgcATCTGTAGGTGCTTTCTCGTAGAATTGCAACTTTGAGCAAATCCTATGAACAACATGGTTGTAATCACTCACAGTTTTAAAATCCTGTAAGCGAAGTTGCGTCCACTCATAGTTGGCCGCAGGCAGGACAAGTGCCTTTTATTGTTCATAGCGTTGCTTAAGAGAATTCCATAGATTTCGTGGGTTCTCTTCCAACAAGTATTCAGCCTTAAGATCAGGATGAATATGACTCCTAATGAGATATAGGGCCGTGTATACATGTTGATCATCAAAAGGTGCAACACCCTCTTCGGGTGGTAACACAGCTCGATAAAGTCCACGGGACGCAAGACTAACCTTTACGTCCACAACCCATGTGGGATAATTGTGTCCGTCTAGAGCAAGCAAATCAAACTCTTTGACAGTCATTGATCCTACACGAGGTAAACCATCAAAATATTTTATGTTATTAAAATATTGTGGCGTGTTGTAATTATGGGATGCAAGATAGATACAAGATAAATCTTGTATTATTAATAGTGTAAAGATCTTATGTGCATAATAAAATAATAGAGGTAGTCACCATAAAAGTGTAGACCTCAAATTGGGCATAGTCTGTATTAACAGTAGATGCCAAGTAATTATGCAAGTTGTATAAACACGTCTTAAGGTAGTCATCAAGAATGATGTAGACCTTAGTCAATTCGCAAACGAATTGAGTAtgcacgttgaggatagtcactaagttgtggacttagtgtagatcccacaatagcaactatggtgctaccttgtgtatggctaATAGAAATGCGAATTAATGGTAGTCATTTTTGTGAAAAGATGTAGACCAAATGTTCTCATTTGTGATGttgggtacgcacgttgaggatagtcactaagtgttTACTTAGTGTAGATCCCGCAATAGCAACAGTagtgctaccttgtgtatggccaacaaACAAATAGAGAACATGCACATTATACAATTGATGAGAAAACATACATAAAATGTCGCATCCATTATTTAAGCGCGTTGTGCTTTAAAGTCAAAAAACATAAAAGGGGCCTAAATAAAATGATCAATTGCAAAAGTGATTAATGAATAAATAATTTGCAAGATCATGGTCATAATAATAAGGATATTATTTATTGGATTTGCCATACATACAGGGACAAATACTTTGAATAATATCATAAATGGATATTTTACAATGATAAAATATCACAGATACAACTATAGTTAAAGTCAACGACTAAACATAATAGTACTTAATTTTATAGCAAATAATTATAATAGACTAACAGAGTCTTATACGAATTAATGCtgaaattaaataaataaaaagataaGGAGCCAGCCAGGCCATTGGAATGTGATTGAACCCATTTTCGATTTTGGGCCCAGCTTGGCCCATTCGGGCAGGCACAGGGAAGGGGGGGAGGCTAGGGCACTAGCCTTGGGCCGGCCCATCCCGCGCGCACAACGCATAAAAGAGGGGGGATAGGGTGGTAGTTAGGGTTGAAACCCTaaccgctcgccgccgccgcaaaCCACCTCGTTGTCGCCCTCCACTGCGCCACCGCTGTTGGTCTTTAGTTCGAGGAGGAGTCCTCGTCCTCCGGGGAGTAGAAGCCGCTGCCGCCGCTAGCCATGTTGAGCACCTCCGCCGATAGGAGGCCGAGCAGGGCCGGGTTCCAAGTCCCCCGGTGGATCCCCGGGCGCCTATCCATGGCGGCCACCCTGCGGCTGAGGAGGCAGCGAATTGTGGGGGGCGTGGTGGCTGTGCCCTCCGTTGAAGTTGGAGGCGCCGCCAGGAGTGCCTGCGCCTTCATGCGGGCCACAACTTCGGCGCGTGTCATGGCCATGGAAGCGGCCGCCGGTGCTGGAGTTGCCACCAGGGGAGGAGCCAAGGGGCCCGCACGTGCCGGAGGCGAAGCCGAGGGTCCAGCCCTGTCGAGGAAAAAGTACGGCGAGACGCCCGATCTCGCCGTGCTGTTGAAGATGTCGCCAATGCCAAGGCTGGTGACcacatcctcctcttcctcaatcTTCACGACGTCAAGCGCGGGAGCAGCCAGCATGTTCAGAAACCACGGATCGAGCGGGAGGACGCCGTTGCCTGTCGCCACTAGAGTCGGAGAGGCTGGTGTGGGCGTCGGCAGCGAGTATGAGTACTCAAGCGTGTGCGGGATCGAGGTGAACTCCTTGCAGAAGTTGCACCAGAAGCGAGGCGGTGATGGTGCCGGCGACATCGGCTCCATGGGGACGTACGCGGCGACGGGCTCGGCAACCACTTCATCAATGGGCGGcgccgggtgaaaggtcctaatggctagagggggggtgaatagcctaataaaaatttctacaacaacacttaaccaaatggttagacaattatgaggcgaagcgagtgttgcgctagcctactcaaaatgcaagccacctaccacaattctagtttagatagtgtcaattcacacaagagcaatgacactaccctatgttagtgtgctctcaaaggctaactaaagagccacaccaaccaagcatgcaagctctcacaactagctacactaaagagcttgtcaactagtttacggtaaagtaaagagagtgatcaagagggttataccaccgtgtagatgaatgaaccaatcaatcataaagatgaataacaatgatgactaatcacctcggaatcaatgatgaacacaataatttttaccgaggttcacttgcttgccggcaagctagtcctcattgtggcaattcactcacttggaggttcacgcgctaattggcttcacacgccaaaccctcaatagggtgccacacaaccaacacaagatgaggatcacataagccatgagcaatccactagagtaccttttggcactccaccggggaaaggtcaagaacccctcacaatcaccacgatcggagccggagacaatcaccacctccgctcgacgatcctcgctgctccaagccgtctaggtggcggcaaccaccaagagtaacaagcgaaatccgtagcgaaacatgatcactaagtgcctctagatgcaatcactcaagcaatgcacttggatcactctcaatctcactatgatgatgaatcaatgatatagatgagtgggagtcctttggctaggctcacaaggttgctatgtcaatgaaaatgtgcaagagttgtcccttgagccggccatggggctataaatagagccccaatcaaatagagccgttataccccttcactgggcaaaacgcgctctgtccggacgctccggtcatactgaccggacgctggccctcagcgtccggtcgcccgatgggcaccacgtgtcatcgccttcaaacgctgttcgtcagattccaacggctatgacgctgaccggacgcagcagcttcaactgaccggacgctgaacccccagcgtccggtcatttccagtaaggtaccgacctcgaccggacgcgtccggttaaaactgaccggacgctggaacctcagcgtccggtcgagtacagtaagggtcgaaacctggttttcctcgaccagacgcgtccggtccacctcgaccggacacagccagcgtccggtggtaaaccctagccactgtaccgacagtcaacgcgaccgAACGCcgacagtcagcgtccggtgcttctggatttagcgtccggtcactggaccgacgctgacatcagctctgttctcacttctatcttctccacccttgctccaatgtaccaaccaccaagaatttgcatccggcgcaataaaaaataggcatttcattttctcgaaagcgccgaatccatctcaaccctgcacacaccttgtgcacatatgttagcatattttcacaaatattatcaagggtgttagcactccactagatcctaaatgcatatgcaatgagttagagcatctagtggcactttgataaccgcattccgatacgagtttcacccctcttaatagtacggctatcaaacctaaatgtgaccacactctctaagtatcttgatcaccaaaacaaaatagctcctacaagttatacctttgccttgagctttttgtttttctctttcttctcttcaagtttaagcccttgatcatttccatgctatcaccattgtcatgttatgatcttcatttgcttctctacttgaagtgtgctacctatctcatgatcacttgatgaactaggttagcacttagggtttcatcaattcaccaaaaccaaactagagctttcaccggggCTTCCACGACTGGTGGCGCCGGGGCTTCAACCGCTGGAGGCGCAGCGTTGCTGGGGCCGGCACCGTCCAAGCCAAGGCGAGGAGATGGTGGCTGGCTCTGCAGACGAAGGTTGCGTGGAGGAGAAGCATGTCGGCCACGAACAGGAGTCCATCAGCGGTGAGGAACTGCATTGGAACAGAAGCCACGAACAGCGGAGTCGAAGAGGAGGCCGAAAGGACCATGGCCATGACCATGGGCAATGTTGCGGCGAACACGAGGCCCAAGGCGCTCGAAGACATTGCGGCGTTGTCCATGGTGGCCGTGGTGGCGGATCGGGCCACGGCGAACTCCACCGACGCGGCGAAGGGCGAAGAACAGTTGACGAACAACATGTGACGGTAAGTCAATCTTCATCATGCTTACCGGTGATGGTTCAGAGGCCTTCGTTGCCTCTGCGTCGTCGTTCTCTTTCGCTTGTCCAGTAGAGCAGTGCTGATAACGTGTTGAAAGTGAATGAAaaatgaacaatatttttagAACAACCTATGCTTTCATTGATCTCttagatatatatacaagtgaaGGGTCACGCTGTACGGACATCGTACGGACGTGACTGTTCGGGAAAGTTAACTGCTAATCtaatctctaatcctaactgctTGTTTGGACGGATGAGATCATCTGTAGAATAGGTGTCTGTTGGTAGGCACCGTTTCGTAACAAAAACAAGTCATTCACGCTACCAAGTGCTAACAGTAGGCAGCGCGTTGAAGTCACCAAACCAGAATTGAAGCACATACATTCCAGAACGCTTCACTGCTACTAGTGTAAGGTCAATTTCAGTTGGGTTCCATTCTCAttgaggccttgtttggatgttgatgtatccacctcaatccatcCATGTGTGTTGGAGTGGTTTGGGGTAAAATTTAAACTAAATTCCACACCAAACCACTCCATGGATACATGAACATCCAGCCCTAAACGAGGTGCCAGCCACACAAGTGTATTTGATGACCTGGCACTAAAATTATGAAGAAGTAAATTTGATGGCATGGCACTAAAATTATGAAGAGAGTAAACTGGGTGTACACTCTTTTTAAAACTTGGAAACTGTTCCACATTAGCATTGAGGGACAAAAGTTTCATTCATACAATATTTGCCCAATCACACGTTAAATGTTTTAAGTAGACTATCAAACAACAAAAATGAAACTATGCATTGAGCATTCATCATCACAAATAACTCTAGATGATGTGTCAGTCTCAGAAACTTCAAAATGAAATTCTCCGTTAAGATTGGCTTACTAGGCGCAACATGCGTCTCTAGCAACCAAAAAGCGATGCCATATATAGTACAGTCATTTCCAAAAGTTTGTACTTAAGTACACGCTGATTAAAAGAAGCATTACATGTGCAATAGGACATGTCAACACTCAAAACTGAAGAAGCACAGGGAGCGTAGTGTAAGCAAAGTGTGAATGTTAAGATCAGTCCTCTCTCCATTCATGCTGGCATTCCTCTTTGCAACACCTGTATATTGTTGTCATCGGTTCATCAGCTGATCGAATCTGCATCTGCTTGAAGTATGCTTCTCCATGGTTGCATCTTTGGCATGTAACTGCGAGTTTAGTGAATGCACTTAGCAGACTATGGTTTTGCACATCatattatgtatatatatacatgcatccaGGTCCAGGCCACAAAGTAATCTACAGCAGATACAAAGGTCCATCCATGTGATTATATTGTATTCGAGTTAGGCTATCAATCTGATTTCACAAATTGTTCAAACTTCAAACAATATGCCTCCACTGTGGCAAACTTGGGTACGTGGCTAGTAATCAAGTTTAGTGAATGTACTTGGTGTGTTATGTTGGCACATCACTTGTTCAGCTCAAGTCACAGATAAAAAGTGAAGTTACTTAGATGTGTCTAAACACaccctgctatgttgtatggtgcagaatgttggcctacgaaaagacgacatgttcaacaaatacgtgtcacggaaatgcgtatgttgcgttggatttgcggttatacaagaagggattgagttcggaacgatgatatacgtgatagattaggggtagcaccaattgaagaaaagcttgtccaacaccggttgagatgtgcgtagtggaatcctaagccaggatagtaacgtgaagaaaggcagaggaagaccgaagttgacttgggtagaggcaataaaatgagacttgaaaggatgaaatatacccaaagacttagccttagataggagtgcttggaaaacagctattcacgtgcctgaaccttgattgcttctgctgggtttcaactctagcctacctcaacttgtttgggacttaaatgctttgttgttgttgttgttgtacttaGATGTGTCTAAGAGAAGGCTTCCTCTGTATAGCAACAATTATTAGTGAATCATGGATATTGCATCACATAATATGCTATCTGTCTGCCCTTCTAAATCATTTTCTAGAAGAATTATTTCTTCCATCGTGCAAGCGATGAGGTACAAGTCCTATTAGATCACCAGTCACCACACCACCTAAAAATTGATGCTATTTCCATCATTTCGACAGTAACAACTAGACTGCAAGTATGACATTCCAACATTGTGATCTTATGTTAGTAAATAGGTACCTCCAAGAAAATTTTGCAGCATGTAAATATAATAATAATTTTCCAACAAAAATGTGTCAAACATCTTATTGAATATTTCCTAAAACATCTGATTGAATACTCCCTTCTCCTTGATAAGTAGTGAATATTTTTTAACATCAAATTGTAAGGTTTCAGGTTTCTTATCTGTACTTAGCAGATACAATGCCAAATCTGCTTTTAAGTTTGAAAAATAAAAGTGGGCAGGATGAAGCTAGTACGAAACATGATATGCTTCCTGTGTAAAATACCATGTTGCACGTTGTGACACGACTTTGACCTTATCATTTCATTCTACCAGTGCTTTAATAAAGAGGTGATATCATTTTCTATATTTACTAAACCTCTTAGAGATAGTGTTTGGTACGGGTAAATATAACAGGACTTGATTACAGACGGTAACAGACCTCATTGCTTCATCTACACCGATGAACCCCCCCACCCCCCGCCTtccaaaaaaggaaaaaagaatctCTCATCGTCTCCACTCGACACTGTGGCTCAGACTTCGCCAGCTCAGCAGTGGGAAGAACGCTGTCCGTCCACCAGCATTTTCTGCTCCCATACCAGTGAGCCTAGTATGTTGACTTCTTCCTCACCGAGCAAACCCTCTATCCAGTTTCCCTGgatctgaggaggaagatgagtaGGAGGGTATGAAGCAAGGTGAAGTCATGAAGAAGACGATGGCGCCATGAACGGCAGAGGCAtgatgttggtcgacacaatgtcTCACCCCATCTTCTCTTGCTTTGgatgtatttttttttttaaatgacagctTGTTTCTGGATATTGCTCTTGATGGGTGTTGCCAGGATGAAGAGATTGGGGATAAATATTGGTTTTCACGCAGTTATGAGTGAATCTCTCTTGAAATTGGATCAATGCTCCCTTTCAAATCTGGGCCCTTTCCTTGTTAACCAGTTTTGATTTTACATTCCAGTTCTGTTCAGTTTCAGCAAGATCAGATGAAGCAATGCATGGTACCCTGCACTGATAACGCTAATGAATGCAACTAAACAGAGAGGGTAAATCAACCATTACGTCACCAAACATGCTGCAACCTTATTCCATCTGCGTTTTCGTACCATTCTACCAACCAAACAATAACTACATTGAAATTTTGGTGATTTACTCAAAAAATGACATAACCCACCAATTAGAGAACCAAAGTAGAAAACAAAACTCAGTATTACTAGAATATATGTTGACTGTTCTGATATAACCGTTTGCTTTCGAGACTTAAAACCTCAATGCCAGAGGTGATGACAACGTTGCCCAGTGGTTAACAATGAAAAGCTATCAATATCAATAAATAACAAGCCTTGGGAAAGAACCGCATCATACTTCGGAAGACCGAGCAGAGTAGAGTAGCTCCACGTAACAAAGAGCAGGACGGAGAGCTTACCTGCGGTCTTAGGGGCCGACTTCATCTCGTCCGCCGTGCTGAAGATGGGCTCCACCTCCTTCTTGACCAACCTCGCCTTCTTCACGATCTGCGGCACCACGAAGGAAAAGGGAAGCGCATCAGACTCGGATCGATTTGAGGCATCAGAATGACAGAAAGCAACGAGACAGAAAAGGTTGCAGCGAGGAAGAGGTACAGGGCGATGGACCTTGTTCTGGATGGGGCAGACGTAGGGGCAGACGGGGCAGAAGAGGCGCAGGCGGTGGCTTCCGGTGCCCGGATCGATCTGCAGCAGCATCCCACACACCGGGCAGAATTCCATCGCCCTCCCCCTGCCGCCCTTTGCCGCCGCCGAGCTTCAGACGTCAGCGTGCCCCGCCGAATAGACCGGGATTTCCTTTCCGGAGACAAAAACCCTGGTTTATTGGGCTTGGCCGGGATTGTTTGGACGGATCTCTCAGGTGATGACATCATGGGCCGGTGAGCAACATGAGTGTCAAAAAGATGGGCCGTGGGCAGACAACTTTGGCTCTCAACCGCTATAAAATCTCTCCTCACAGATTGTCTTGATCTATCGATCCAACAATCCACCCTcgagtttctcaaaaaaaaaaaaaaaaaaaaaaatccactctTGACTCTCCACCAGCTTTTTCCTCAGCGTTCTTTTTATTTGAAAAAAGATCAAATTATCCATCAAACTTTGTGCAAAATTATCCACCACCCCGTGTCCCTTCTCCTAACACACATGCCGCTTCCACTAAACGGTAAGCCATTCTTCAccccatttttttttttgcaatttgaccccttttttgaaaaaaaatcacgTTCAGACCCCTAGGTGACGTAAACTCAACTTTGGACCCTGGGAGTCGGCGccaagg encodes:
- the LOC136473755 gene encoding uncharacterized protein, giving the protein MEFCPVCGMLLQIDPGTGSHRLRLFCPVCPYVCPIQNKIVKKARLVKKEVEPIFSTADEMKSAPKTAVTCQRCNHGEAYFKQMQIRSADEPMTTIYRCCKEECQHEWRED